The following are from one region of the Colius striatus isolate bColStr4 chromosome Z, bColStr4.1.hap1, whole genome shotgun sequence genome:
- the GIP gene encoding gastric inhibitory polypeptide — protein sequence MMSFKVLSLLLASLGFVLMEENVSGVSVRIPSTRPVQRRYSEATLASDYSRAMDNMLKKNFVEWLLARREKKSDNIIEPFKREAEPQVPTATGQKLDLGTQEAKDFFAWLLKAKKNQSFSSLEGSEGLKDVLNQEFLTWLLSTDLCRPT from the exons ATGATGTCTTTCAAAGTTCTGTCTCTGCTCCTCGCATCTCTGGGCTTTGTTTTGATGGAAGAAAACGTCTCGGG TGTAAGCGTAAGGATTCCTAGTACCAGACCAGTGCAAAGACGCTACTCTGAGGCCACCCTGGCAAGTGACTACAGCCGTGCGATGGATAACATGCTGAAGAAGAACTTTGTGGAATGGTTGCTGGCCAGACGGGAGAAGAAAAGCGA CAACATCATCGAGCCGTTCAAGAGAGAAGCTGAGCCCCAAGTACCAACTGCGACTGGGCAGAAACTGGACCTGGGCACCCAGGAAGCCAAAGACTTCTTCGCCTGGCTTCTGAAAGCCAAGAAAAACCAGAG cttttcttctctggaagGTTCAGAAGGTTTGAAGGATGTTTTGAATCAGGAGTTTCTGACATGGCTGCTGTCGACTGATCTCTGTAGACCAACGTGA